A single window of Salvia splendens isolate huo1 chromosome 6, SspV2, whole genome shotgun sequence DNA harbors:
- the LOC121806341 gene encoding uncharacterized protein LOC121806341, with amino-acid sequence MGALISKQIQRYKDVKTEKKALADLKQSCGCDFPGCDYRPPDRKNWMSALNPDKLRINQIVWPGTHDSATNKIGIPLITRPFAQCQTLSIYDQLSAGARALDIRVQEDRRICHGILLTYSIDVVIADVRKFLHETQSEILILEIRTEFGHADPPDFDQYLRDQLGDYLIRHDDRVFERTIADLLPRRVICVWNPREAAAPAAGDPLWNGGYLKDNWINTDKPWTKFESNLKKLGEQPAAAGRRYFYRVENTVTPQADNPIVWVKVVTSRIRPYARTFIAQCFARGISDRLQIFSTDFIDWDFVDACVGLTSARFEGKA; translated from the coding sequence atgGGAGCCCTAATATCCAAACAAATCCAACGCTACAAAGACGTCAAAACGGAGAAGAAAGCCCTCGCCGACCTCAAACAGAGCTGCGGCTGCGATTTCCCCGGCTGCGACTACCGCCCTCCCGACCGGAAAAACTGGATGTCTGCCCTCAATCCAGATAAGCTCCGCATCAACCAGATCGTCTGGCCAGGCACGCACGACTCAGCCACCAACAAAATCGGCATCCCTCTCATCACCCGCCCCTTCGCCCAGTGCCAAACCCTCTCCATCTACGACCAGCTCTCCGCCGGCGCCCGCGCACTCGACATCCGCGTCCAGGAGGACCGCCGCATCTGCCACGGCATCCTCCTCACCTACTCCATCGACGTCGTCATCGCCGACGTCAGAAAATTCCTCCACGAAACACAATCGGAAATCCTAATTTTAGAAATCCGCACCGAATTCGGCCACGCCGATCCGCCGGATTTCGATCAGTATCTCAGGGATCAGCTCGGCGATTACCTGATCCGCCACGACGATCGCGTTTTCGAGAGGACGATCGCGGATCTACTGCCACGGCGGGTGATCTGCGTGTGGAATCCGCGGGAGGCAGCGGCCCCGGCGGCGGGGGATCCGCTGTGGAACGGCGGTTACTTGAAGGACAACTGGATCAACACGGACAAGCCGTGGACGAAATTCGAGAGCAATTTGAAAAAATTGGGGGAACAGCCGGCGGCGGCGGGGAGGAGGTATTTCTACCGAGTGGAGAATACGGTGACGCCGCAAGCGGATAACCCGATCGTGTGGGTGAAGGTGGTGACGAGCCGGATCCGACCCTACGCGAGGACGTTTATTGCGCAGTGTTTTGCGCGGGGAATTTCGGATCGTTTGCAGATATTTTCCACGGATTTTATTGATTGGGATTTTGTGGATGCATGTGTTGGTTTGACATCCGCCCGGTTTGAGGGCAAGGCTTGA